Part of the Oncorhynchus mykiss isolate Arlee chromosome 12, USDA_OmykA_1.1, whole genome shotgun sequence genome, ACTAAGATGAAAGAGGAATGTGTAATCAGTATTATGGTTTGGTTTTCCATGGGGTTATAAAGTGAGCCCTGAATCCTCTAAAACAACACTTTTATGACAGGGTCATGTTAAGGAGTCCCTCTCTACTACTGCCACACCCACCCAGCCATTAAAACAAAGTCAATTGATCAAGGTTGTATTTCATGGAACTTCACACTAGAGTTTAAAAGTGCTTCAGATAAGTATGTGGATACAAATACAAGGGTTTGGATGTAAACAACATTTTGATCTGCCAAGGCCCCTTCAGAGAGGCAATGGGTATGGCTGATTGAGCTGGGAACTCAACACACTAAAACATTCTGGCCCAACAACACCCTTTtgggatacatttttttaaaacaaaaacactcTGACCATTAAAGTGCATCCTTGGATGTCTCCCCACTCTCccaaactacccccccccccccccccatccccactGAACCCCCCACACCACATAGCAGGGGTCCTTCAGGCAGAGGTAGGCTCTCCAAACAGCGGTGTGGCACGTTACTGCCGACAGCCTTCAGAGCACAGTCCATACATCCAGTGGCTACTTTCATTAACAAACAGAAAGAAACGGATGTAAAATTATTATACACAAATAACAACATAGCTATGGGCACAAATCATATCTTCCAACTTGACATGGAGGCTTGGACTTTTTCTTTATAGTGTATCATTAGGGTTAAAATGGTTGGTTGGCAGAGAGAGTCTTACTGTAACAATGAAACCCACTCTGTTCTTTCCCCTGGGCCTCCTGTTGGTGAGTCCTAGAGTCACATTCCAGGTTATCAGGGGCTATaggggggtggaggggaagaGTCAGCATTGGGATCTGCACTGGCACACAGGTGGCAGGTCAGCTGGATGCTGTTCACTAGTGGCAAGTTTGTTTGTCAagcgctcctcgtctcctctctctctttatctatgtTATTATCAATGACCAAACAAggtagtgtcagtgtgtgtgttggtgtgtgtgtttgtgtgtgtaagtgacGGAGGTTCAGCATCATCAGATCAGGGGTACGGCGTGTGCTCCCTTCTCAGTGTCTTTCACAGTGTCTTTCACAGTGTCTCTTGCTCAGTGGGGGCGCAGTGGGGGTGTTGGtggagggggggaaggagggactGCAGGGGTGACTGGGGGGTGGTGGGGGGCGACTGCTGCAGGGGGCTGAATTGCGTGGtgttggggggaggggaggagcggTAGCAGGAATAGGTAGAGCCACCAgtgagggtggtggtgggggaggcagggaggccaGCCAGGCCAGTGGGGGAGTCCAGGAGGGGCTGGTTGTAGAAGAAGAAAGCACACTGGTGGATGAAGGTCTCGATGATTGTCTGGTAGGTCCGCGTGGCCGTCAGGGCGTCCATGGTGGTGAAGTCTGGCCGCATCAGAGTGGGCCAGAAACAGATGGACAGATTCTCACTGGTCATCAGGTTCTGTCTGCTCAGCTGGCTCACCctgagagagacaacacaatacaCGTCCATCAACAACAGCATGACAACAGCTACTAGTGTAATAACATTATTACACAGGTGTAAGAGCTACTTGATGATACATGTTACAAAACGTGCAAATGGTTTCAGTCACAATGCAGTCAGGGCCAAGGTCATAGAATGGAACAGTTAGCCAGTCTGATCTGCACTCACTTGTGTAAGTGGCTCATGACAAATCTGAAAACGTCATAGTTCTCCCTGGGGAACTTCCTCAGCACATCCTTCATGGTGTAGAGCCTTTGTTCCCTGTCATTGAtttctgtgcacacacacacagggagggggTCAGTGCTATGACTCACATGTTTTCAACACTGTTACTCCATATGcagtactacatacagtatacatcgACACACAGTTATAATATATCATATTTTCTGAGAACAAAACACGACATATCCTTATCCCACCCTCTACGAGAAATCCTCCCCAACACTTACTCATCCTGTAAGAACTTGACTGTCAAAAATCACAAGAATCATTCCCTGAATAACCATTCAGCACCACCCTTGTACCCCACCCTGACTCCCCCACCCTGTTCAATGTCTTACTGAACCCTTCAGAACCCTTGTACTCCTCCCTAACCAAACCCTGCTCAATGTCTTACTGAACCCTTCAGAACCCCAGTACCCCTCCCTAACCCCAGCCTGCTCCATGTCTTACGGAGCTCCCCAGTACCCCTTCCTAACCCCAGCCAGCTCCATGTCTTACTGAGCTCTCCAAAACCCCAGTACCCCTTCCTAACCCCGGCCTGCTCAATGTCTTACTGAGCTCTCCAGAACCCCAGTACCCCTCCCTAACCCCAGCCTGCTCCATGTCTTACGGAGCTCCCCAGTACCCCTTCCTAACCCCAGCCAGCTCCATGTCTTACTGAGCTCTCCAAAACCCCAGTACCCCTTCCTAACCCCAGCCTGCTCAATGTCTTACTGAGCTCTCCAGAACCCCagaacccctccctaaccccagCCTGCTCCATGTCTTACTGAGCCCTCCAGAACCCCAGTACCCCTTCCTAACCCCAGCCAGCTCCATGTCTTACTGAGCTCTCCAGAACCCCAGTACCCCTTCCTAACCCCAGCCTGCTCAATATCTTACTGAGCTCTCCAGAACCCCAGTACCCCTCCCTAACCCCAGCCTGTTCAATGTCTTACTGAGCTCTACAGAACCCCAGTACCCCTTCCTAACCCCAGCCAATTCTATGTCTTACGGAGCTCCCCAGAACCCCAGTACCCCTCCTAAACCCCAGCCTGCTCCATGTCTTACTGAGCCCTCCAGAACCCCAGTACCCCTCCCTAAACCCAGCCAGTTCTATGTCTTACTGAGCTCTCCAGAACCCCAGTACCCCTTCCTAAACCCAGCCAGTTCTATGTCTTACTGAGCTCTCCAGAACCCCAGTACCCCTCCCTAACCCCAGCCTGCTCAATGTCTTACTGAGCTCTCCAGAACCCCAGTACCCCTCCCTAACCCCAGCCAGTTCTATGTCTTACTGAGCTCTCCAGAACACCAGTATCCCTTCCTAACACCAGCCTGCTCAATGTCTTACTGAGCTCTCCAGAACCCCAGTACCCCTTCCTAACCCCAGCCAGCTCCATGTCTTACCGAGCTCTCCAGAACCCCAGTACCCCTTCCTAAACCCAGCCAGCTCCATGTCTTACTGAGCTCTCCAGAACACCAGTATCCCTTCCTAACACCAGCCTGCTCCATGTCTTACGGAGCTCCCCAGAACCCCAGTACCCCTCCTAAACCCCAGCCTGCTCCATGTCTTACGGAGCTCCCCAGAACCCCAGTACCCCTCCTAAACCCCAGCCTGCTCCATGTCTTACTGAGCCCTCCAGAACCCCAGTACCCCTTCCTAACCCCAGCCTGCTCAATGTCTTACTAAGCTCTCCAGAACCCCAGTACCCCTCCCTAACCCCAGCCTGCTCAATGTCTTACTGAGCTCTCCAGAACCCCAGTACCCCTCCCTAACCCCAGCCAGCTCTATGTCTTACTGAAGGCCTCGAGCAGCTCCACCTGCAGAATGCAGGGCACcaacggctccggcagctcagagAAGAAGGCCTTCAGAGCCCCAGCCACCGTGTTGATGGCAAAATCCTTCTCCACCAGGTCCAGCCCATGGTCTAGAGAAGAaaagaggtagagggatagagaggtaaaacaagatgggggagagggagatgaggaaggTGAGAtttagaagaagagaaagaggagggagtggtagagggaggtgaggggtagaaggagagaaaaggggagaaaaACAggtaggggagggaggagagaaaggggaagagagaagaataGGAATAGTGTGTAAGAGGTAGTCGGCTTTGTCACTgttctaaatatattttgttgtaGGCCATAATTTCCTCTACAGCTCATGTGTCAATATATTGATTAGCCAAATAACTAACCAGGGTTAGTCCAGGGGTTAGGGACAGAGTGTGGTGAGTATTACAGTCAATCCATTCATGGGTCTGATACAATGTTTTAGACCAGACAGGACTAGGTACAGTAACTCACCCTGGTCAAACTGCCTCTGCATGCTCTCCATCTCACACTTGTTCCCGCTCACCCTGTACAGCCCCTCTGTGTTGAGgcctgcagagagacagagattgaaaCCAGGAAGAATGCTTCATTCCATCGACTCCATCTGCATTACATCATTATCAATTTCCTGTAAAGTCAATGAGGGCACTGCTGAAGTACAGAACTTGATCACTGGCTAAATTTGCTCTAGTGTAGTTAGTTCTTCTTGGATTATTAAACGTAAACAGAGTTGAGAAGAAAAATAGTCATTACATTCACGTTACAGTTTTTTCATTTAGCGGATGCCCTCATCCAGAATGGCTTACATTAAAGCACATTGAAAATGAACAATCTCATAAAGTGAATATTGTAAGTAAATCTTTCACAGTGCACCACTAAAAAGACATTACACATGTTCATAATTCAGCACCACAGATTTACCTCAGAATTATCAACAATAAGATTCTGCCTAAGTGTTGGACAGCATCCACATCAAATAGCATAACGAacaagacaaatacacacacaaacacaggggagaagaggagacagaaaACAGTGACCTACCTGTGGTCTCAATGAAGTGGACACACTTGTCAATAAAAAGTGGGATAGGTCTGTCTGGGAACACCACATTGACCAGGGGTACCCCGAAGTAGTTGCTCTCCAGGGGCTTGGGAATAGAGGGCCGAGGCTTTGGTCTTGTTTTCTGCACAGAAACAGAAATGTTGAAATTGTTaatgaccaagtccatattagaaTGGTTATTCATTATGTCAACACTATTTTCAATTCAGCTGTAAGCTGGCAAACCAAATTTGCCTTTATGTATTCAGCATGAACAGCTGCCACATCTAGTCTTAGTCACTCTGAAATACAGGCTTAAATTCTATCCACTCACTTTTGAATGTACTTTATGTGAATAGAATATTAGCATGGAGGAATAGTTCTGATTAAAACAATCAAGCAATTACAcatcaaaaaagttatttagaaAGTAGAGTTCACATGAGAAATCATATTAACCATGTTGTCAATACTTAACCACATTTATCGTATCAAAGCTAGCCATCCATTTACCTAAACTTGAAAGACAATCGTCATTCAAACTTGAAAATGATAGTATTAACCCATTAGCAGTTAATAAGAGAAGAATACTAAGTGAAGAAGCACGTACCTTGGCAGTTCGCCGTAGGCTCTTCAGAATGTTCCTCTTCTTGgggtcctctccctcctcattgaTGATGTCTCCTTTCAGGGTTCCGAACTCATCCTCCTTGGTTTTTGGCAGAGCTCCCATCTCGTCGTCGCTGCCAATGAAGCTAGTGCGAAAGCTGCTGAACTTACCCAGGCGTTTGGAGCGGTCACGGTACAGCCGGGGCTTCACCCCCGCCGCTGAGAACTTCCTGCAGCGCTCCAGGGAACTGCTGTCTGCCTCACTGTCCGAGCCGTTCCCATTTGAGTGCATCCTGTTGGCGTTGCGGATGGTGATTATCTTGCCCTGCGTGCTGTCATGGGGCACAGAGTAGATGATCTCCTCATTGCTGGGCCGGGGCTTGGACACAGCATCCATAGGCTCTGCATAGTCTGAGGGGTCGTAACCTCCGTCCCCACCTGGTACCCATGTCACAGCAGAGGGCAGGGAGCGACGGTGGCCCATGGTATCCGTGTTGTAGGGGTTTCGGCCCACCTTCCGGAAGTCAAAGGTCACAGTGGGCTTGGGCCTCACCTGGGGAGGGACCTTGCTGTTGAGTTTGTTCTCAAAGGAGCTGATGTCAGAGATGACAGAGACATCGCTGGAGTCCAGGTCAGGCAGGTTGAAGCCCCCACCATGGGAGGTGAGTGTGCCATCGAAGTAGGGTGGGGAGGGCTCCACGTCATCCACATCAGAGTCTAGGAACATGTTGCCAGGGCTGGGTGAGCTACAGCGAGGGGAGTAGGCAGTGTCATTAGTGCAGGCCTCAGCCACGTTATCATACATGTGTGTTGCCTCCACAATGTTGCGTTTCTCCACCACCTCCATCAGGAAGTGCTGGAACATCTCTATCCTGTGCAGGCCGCCCACCACCCCTCCAGACCCACACACCACACTGTTGAACCTGCCTTCTATCTCTTGGGccagctcctctccctggacTAGCTGCTCTCTGGCAGACTCACTTTCTGTGAGCTCCACCTGGCTCTCCCCTACTGCCAGCAGCTGAACAGGGATGATGTCCTGGATCTCACACAGGAAGGCACATAGAGTCTCCAGGGAGGCCTTGCGGCGGGCTGAGTACACAGCAATGTAGCCATGCACTAATCTGCTCTTCCTCAGGGAGAAGGAGGCGTGGTAGGAAAGAAGGGAGAGCTCAATCACCTGTTTGTGAGGCCCCACTGTCTGCTCCAGTATCACTGAGGTCCCACTATTGGATGTTGGCCTGCAGTGCTGAGGCagtaggaagggagagaggagctgttcCACGTCGTAATTGTCTCCACACATCAAGCACATGACGATGCGGATGTCTGCCTCTGGGCTGGGCTGGTGAGGAGAGTCTCTTGGGCCTGGAGGTTTAGGGAGCAGAGGTGGGGAGCTGCTACTAAAAGATGAGCTCCTCCTAGAGTCCAGGAGACCCCTCAATACTTGATTGATCTGACTGTCATTCACATTGTGCCCATAGCCCACACCAGGAGAGGCTGGGTCTAGGAAGCTACACTGCAGTCTCCTTGCTACCTGCTGTCCCTGTTTTATTAGGCCTAAGGCAGTTTCTCCCCCAATATCTGCATATGTCCCTACTCCCCTTTTAGTAACCAAGAGCAGAGATGTTAAAAGCTGAGCTATATGGCTGTCCCTTCTACCTATAGTTGACTCCCGCAACTTTTCAATGCTTTCTACGACGTAAGTTAGGGACTCTTTTGAGTTGTACAGACACAGGCATCCATGGGGTGTGAAAGTGGGAGTGTGAAAGGAATTTACAGGAAGTCGTACGTTTCCCTCGATAGGTCGCAGGGTCAGCTCATACATTTTCCCATCCAGCACATACCGGTCGTCATTGGTACACAGAGTCCTGATCTCATTGGCAAACTCCCTGGCCAGTCCGTCTTTGCCCAATATCACAAGGTTGATTCGGTCAGCTTTAATATCCCCAAAATGGGACTTCACATTGAAGAATAGGTAGCATGTTGGGAAACGTGAGGCCAGGAGCTGCTCTATCTTGAAGTCTCCACACTGTGGGCTGCTGGGACAGGTCTCCTTGGTTGGGTGGTAGACAAAGTGGATATGCTTCAACACCAGAGCATCTCTCTCAGCTGGAAGCTTCTGCAGGGTCTTGAACCTCTGCTCCTCCCCTAAAACCTCCTGGATGGCCCCCATCTTCTCCTTGCTGGGCTTGGCATCCACCTCCAGCTCATAGAATAGCTCAGAGTACTCCAGCAGCAGCTCCTGGAAGTCCTCTTTAGCGTGGTCTATTATCTCTTTCTGGTGGCGGTTGTAGAGGTCCAGGTACTCTGATTCCTCCAACCATTGGTAGAAATCTTCGTTCATGATGAAGCTGCGGGCCTCTTCCCAGGGCTTGCCTGGCGTGACAAAGGGAGAACAGGCCAGCTTGTGCTTGAACTCCTGCCTCATCTCGGCCCGCTTGCACTCATTCCTCAGGTGCTCCAGGTGGGCGTTGAAAATGTACTCGGCTGGGGCCGTCTCCAACAGGTCTGAGGGGATGCGCTCATCCTCCATGTTATCTATGTGAGACGTGTCCTCCCATGGAGAGTCCTCCAAAACCACAAACCAATGGGCAAAGTGCTGCTTGGACTCCAGGACCTTCTGAACCCCAGACCAGCTCAGCTGGTCGATCTCATCCAGGTCAGGCACCAGGGAGCTAAGTGCTAGAGGAAGAGTGCTCAGATAGATTTTCCGACGTCTCTCAATGTGCTCCTGTTTCAGGCGGTACACATGCTGCTGGAAGAGCTTCTTGCATTTCGCTGTACCCTCTAGAAAGACGTATTCCTTGAACTCTGAGGAGCTGTGCATGCGTCGGCTGGTGTTAAGCCAGGTCTCGTTGTGGTTCTTCACTATGCGGTTGACTAGCCATTCGTATCGGTCTTTAGCCAGGGCTATCTGCTGACTCTGGAGCTTGAGGGCTTCAAAGTAAGGAATGATCTTGGGCTTGCCCCTGCTCTTATCAATGAGTTGCACCAAAGCAATGAAGGCTAGGTCAACATTGATGTTAGAGCGTGCAGATGTCTCCACTACTGGAAGACTCTTTTTAGTGATGGCAAAGGTGTGAGAATCTTTGATGTAGCGTTCAACCCCCTCATCACACTTGGTTAAGACCAGCACAATGGGCTTCTTTGTTTTGCTCAGATGACCGTAAAGGTTTGTGACAAACTTCAACTGGTCGTCAAAGTTGCGGTTCATCCCCCTACTGACATCCATACAGAGCATGAACCCGTCAGCCTGTATCTTACCCTCAGGCATCTGCTTCTGCTCAAAGTCCTGCTCCAGCCCCAGCTGGTCCGTGCAGAAGTACATAAGCTTCTCTGCAGAGGCCAGCTTGGTGGAGGCCGCCCTCTTGATGTAGGGCTGCATGGCAGTGCTGCGGTGTGGTTGGAACGTCTGGTCATCAATGAACTCGGTCTGCTCCACCACATGCATCCTGCACTCcggcccctcctccaccacccgcCCCACCTCCCCCCAGAACAGGAAGTGGTCATTGTTAACCACTCTGCCCCCAAAGTCGCTGGTGCTCAGCACTGACGTGTGGTCCAGATAGAAGTCATCAGCACTGGGGCGCACAAAGCGGTTGCACAGGCAGGACTTACCCACTCCACACTGGCCCTTCTCTTTCTCCGTCCCTGACAAACCCACAACAATAAGGTTGTATGTGGGTGACTTGGCATCCTGCTTTTTCGCCATCATTATCGTCTGCTGACACTCATCCTGCCATATTCAGGGACTCGATAGAAGAGTACACCTGGATGTGAGTGGCAGATTAGTTGGTGTTTCCTCTAGTGTGCTTCATGTTTTATCAACAGCAGTGTAGGGGTGTAGCAAAGGCAGAGGCTTCTCTCAGTCATTCCTAATGTAGCTATGAGCCTGTCAGGAAAAAAAGAGAGCACAAAAATCTAATAATTAGCTAAACAAAATCTTAATTTATGTTTCAAAGAGGAACAAATATTAGTTTGAGCCAAGTTAACCTTATGTCTGCTCTCTTCATAAAAAGAACAGTCAAACACCTTCACAAGAACGACAGTGGTTAAAAGACAAGACTAAGAATAATTTCCCTTCAACTTAATGAGAGAACACTGAGTAGGGGCAAGAATTTCTCATTTCTAATCCGCTCTCAATCTGGGCTGGCCTTTTAATAGAACAGGGTCGTTCCAGCTCAAAAAGTACAACAAAGAGTTGACAcacaccatctcagattgttctgaaaccgtttctgttgttagaaacagaaCATTAgtattcctgcaacattattttgttttaaTATAAATTGACCTAATTGATTGCATCCAAATTGGCCATTTAAAAtgtataggattcatataatagtcaataaatatagtacctaacatccaACTTGGACCAAACTTTTTTTCTAACAATGAGTTACACATGAGGAATCCAAAGGAACGGTCAAAAGTCAGTCACGGACCCCCCCAttccaatcccaccccaacaacgaGTATATCAACaatctaatcaaatgttattagtcacacgcgcctaatacaacagaccttacggtgaaatgcttacttacgagccactaaacaacaatgcagttcaaaaaaagtatgaataagaaataaaagtaccaagtaattaaagagcagcagtaaaataacgatagcgagactatatacgggggggggggggggggtaccggtacagagtcaatgtgcgggggcaccggttagttgaggtaatatgtacatgtagagttattaaagtgactatgaatagatgataacaacagagagtagcagcagtgtaggggGGGGTGgcattgcaaatagtctgggtggccatttgattagatgttcaggagtcttatggcttggaggggtagaagcctcttggacctagacttggtgctccggtactggtCTGTGTCTGACAAGTAACATGAAGCTGCGGCGCTGAGTATTGTTTCTCCATTATATGTAATATATTCCTAGTGAATTTGGTGAATGTTTCAAATGGTAACTTTTTAAGAATTGTGGCACAAAGCCAATGCAAATCAATAGTACCTATGTTAGCATTTTCACACTTCATATTCAAATCATCTGAAAGtatctaaaaaatatattatgTAATTCAATGGTTACTTATAGATGATTTGGTTATGAAGCACAAAAATACTATTATAGATACCACTGACTTGCATTTGAAACAGTGGCCtggtaaacaaaaccaaagcatggattgtcGTCATTCATGTTacccctttgctactataacagcctccactcttctgggaaggctttccactagacgttggaacattgctgtggggacttgcttccattgagccacaagagcattagtgaggtcgggcactgatgttgagcgattaggccagatttcatgctgaaacaggaaagggccttccccaaactgttgccacaaagttggaagcacagaatcgtctagagtccttgtatgctgtagcgttaagaattatcttcactggaactaaggggtttagactgaaccatgaaaaacagccccagaccattattcctcctccgccaaactttacagttggcactatgtattcggTTCTccaggcatccgccaaacccatattcgtctgtcagactgccagatggtgaagcgtgattcatcac contains:
- the LOC110537346 gene encoding rho GTPase-activating protein 35; the protein is MMAKKQDAKSPTYNLIVVGLSGTEKEKGQCGVGKSCLCNRFVRPSADDFYLDHTSVLSTSDFGGRVVNNDHFLFWGEVGRVVEEGPECRMHVVEQTEFIDDQTFQPHRSTAMQPYIKRAASTKLASAEKLMYFCTDQLGLEQDFEQKQMPEGKIQADGFMLCMDVSRGMNRNFDDQLKFVTNLYGHLSKTKKPIVLVLTKCDEGVERYIKDSHTFAITKKSLPVVETSARSNINVDLAFIALVQLIDKSRGKPKIIPYFEALKLQSQQIALAKDRYEWLVNRIVKNHNETWLNTSRRMHSSSEFKEYVFLEGTAKCKKLFQQHVYRLKQEHIERRRKIYLSTLPLALSSLVPDLDEIDQLSWSGVQKVLESKQHFAHWFVVLEDSPWEDTSHIDNMEDERIPSDLLETAPAEYIFNAHLEHLRNECKRAEMRQEFKHKLACSPFVTPGKPWEEARSFIMNEDFYQWLEESEYLDLYNRHQKEIIDHAKEDFQELLLEYSELFYELEVDAKPSKEKMGAIQEVLGEEQRFKTLQKLPAERDALVLKHIHFVYHPTKETCPSSPQCGDFKIEQLLASRFPTCYLFFNVKSHFGDIKADRINLVILGKDGLAREFANEIRTLCTNDDRYVLDGKMYELTLRPIEGNVRLPVNSFHTPTFTPHGCLCLYNSKESLTYVVESIEKLRESTIGRRDSHIAQLLTSLLLVTKRGVGTYADIGGETALGLIKQGQQVARRLQCSFLDPASPGVGYGHNVNDSQINQVLRGLLDSRRSSSFSSSSPPLLPKPPGPRDSPHQPSPEADIRIVMCLMCGDNYDVEQLLSPFLLPQHCRPTSNSGTSVILEQTVGPHKQVIELSLLSYHASFSLRKSRLVHGYIAVYSARRKASLETLCAFLCEIQDIIPVQLLAVGESQVELTESESAREQLVQGEELAQEIEGRFNSVVCGSGGVVGGLHRIEMFQHFLMEVVEKRNIVEATHMYDNVAEACTNDTAYSPRCSSPSPGNMFLDSDVDDVEPSPPYFDGTLTSHGGGFNLPDLDSSDVSVISDISSFENKLNSKVPPQVRPKPTVTFDFRKVGRNPYNTDTMGHRRSLPSAVTWVPGGDGGYDPSDYAEPMDAVSKPRPSNEEIIYSVPHDSTQGKIITIRNANRMHSNGNGSDSEADSSSLERCRKFSAAGVKPRLYRDRSKRLGKFSSFRTSFIGSDDEMGALPKTKEDEFGTLKGDIINEEGEDPKKRNILKSLRRTAKKTRPKPRPSIPKPLESNYFGVPLVNVVFPDRPIPLFIDKCVHFIETTGLNTEGLYRVSGNKCEMESMQRQFDQDHGLDLVEKDFAINTVAGALKAFFSELPEPLVPCILQVELLEAFKINDREQRLYTMKDVLRKFPRENYDVFRFVMSHLHKVSQLSRQNLMTSENLSICFWPTLMRPDFTTMDALTATRTYQTIIETFIHQCAFFFYNQPLLDSPTGLAGLPASPTTTLTGGSTYSCYRSSPPPNTTQFSPLQQSPPTTPQSPLQSLLPPLHQHPHCAPTEQETL